The following DNA comes from Mycobacteroides immunogenum.
CCAGTCGAATCTGCAGGCTCTGCTGCTGGCCCGGGACCTGTTCGCGCGCCGCTCCGGATGGGACATCGCGGCACGGGGACTTCCGCCCGAGGCCGGCGCGTGGCGCGTGTTGTGCACTCGGCAGACACACTTCTCGGTACGGCAGGCCCTGCGGCTGCTCGGGCTGGGCACCTCGGCGGTCATCGAGGTACCCACCGACGATGCCGGACGGCTGCGGTCCGATGCCCTCCCGGCGATCCTCGAGGAGGCAGAGCGCGCGGGCACGCCGGTGTTCGCCTTGGTACTCACCGCCGGGACAACAGATTTCGGGGCGATAGATCCACTGGAGGCATCCATCGAGATCGCTCACGCGCACGGGATCTGGGTCCATGTCGATGCCTGCGCGGGTGGCTGCCTGATCTTCAGCGAGCAGTATCGGCACCTGCTGCGCGGTATCGAACATGCCGACTCGGTCGCCCTCGACTTCCATAAGCTGCTGTTCCAGGCCATCAGCTGCAGTGCGCTGTTGGTGCGCAACCGGGAGAGCTTCGAAGTGCTTGCCGCGCATGCCGATTACCTCAATCCCGCCAGCGATGAGGAGCACGATGTGCTCAACCTGGTGGGCAAATCGCTGCAGACCACCCGCCGTTTCGATGCGCTCAAGGTGCTGGTCACGCTGCGGGCCGTGGGTCAGCGCCACGTCGCGGCGATGATCGATGCCACCTGTGTGGCTGCCTCGGCGGCGGCGCAGGCCGCGGCCGAGCATCAGGACCTGGAGTTGGCGGCGCCGGTATGCACCAACACCGTGGTGCTGCGCTGGCGGCGCACGGACCTGCCGTCCGGGGTGCGTGACGATATCAACGACGAGGTACGGGCGGAACTCGCGCACACCGGCCGGGCGATTGTGGGCCGCTCGAGTGCGGCCGGCGGGCACGCGATCAAGCTCACCTTCGTCAACCCCTTGGTCACGGCCTCGATGGCGGGCGCGATGGTCTCCGAAATAGCGGCCCACGGCAACCGGGTGTGGCGTGCACGCGCCACGGAGGTCAGCGCGGTATGAGCGATCACCTGGCACGCGTCGAGCGTGTTCCGGCTTCCGACGCGCGCTTTGGCTGGGCCAAGCACGTCGAGTTCGCGATCTTCGGTCTGGAAAACGACTTCGCCGACGAGGTGGATCTCGCGGCAGGGGAGATGGTGCATTACCGGCCGTGGGAGCGGTCATCGGAAATCTACGTCGGGTTCTCCGGTGAATCATCCGAGCACCCCGTCGCGGTCCTGCGATCGCTGCGGCACGATCCTGAGCTCGGGCTCGACAGCTTCAGCACCCTGCGGGACGCCCGGAACTTTCGGGACGGAAACAAGACCGCACGCAATTACCTGTATCCCCAGTGGGATTCGTTCTTCGGTGGCGTTGCTCCGGAGCGCGTCGCCGAGCTCGCCACGCAGGGCGTGCGCAAGAAGCACCGCCGCGCCGGGACGATCGAGCAGATCTGGCGGGAGTTTTTCGGTGGCCTGGCCGCCGAGGGAGTCCAGTTCGTCACGGTGGCGCTGGTGGTGCCGCTCTTCGAGTGGTACCAGCACCTGTTGCCCGACCGGTTGCATCAGATCGGCGAGGTCCTGCCCAACTACATCGGTGCCGACAGTGTGCCGGCCGTCGTCGACATCAGCGGGTCCTTTGTTCCGGACGCCGCCGATGCCGTGCGCGACGGCTCCCTGTTGGCCGCCAGCGCCACCCCCTCGTCCCCCAAGAAGGAAAGAGTCCGATGAGATCGATTCACACCGAAGAGCATGTCTTCCGCAAGGTCAGCGAGATCGACTGTCCTGTAGACAAAGTGTGGGAGCGGGTCACCACCCAAGAGGGCATCAATGACGAGATGGGCCCTTACATGAAGATGACCATGCCCAAGCAGTTCCGGGGCAAATCCATCGCCGATGTCTCGCCCGGTACCCGCATCGGTAAGAGCTTCTTGCTGCTGTTCGGTGTGCTGCCCTTCGGATTCGACGACATCACCGTGGCGCGGCTGGAGCCCGGCCGGATGTTCCGCGAGGAGTCCCTGATGACGGGCATGCGGGTGTGGGTACACCACCGGACCCTGGAACCGGTGGCGTCCGAGACGGGCGAAAAGACCAGAGTCACCGACGAGGTCACCCTGGCCCCACAGGCGCCGATGGGCCTGATCCCAGGCTGGGGCACGCTGCTGAGCAAGATTCTCGCCGCCTTCTTCACACATCGGCACCGGCGCCTCAGCCGTACCCTGTCCGCCGCCGGGGTTCCGCGATGAGACGCCGCGGCGCACGTGCGGTGATGGTGCTCTCGGTGGCGGCCGTGGCGGCCTGCGCACCGGTGAACGAAGAAGCCGGAAAGCCGGTGGGGCACGCCTTTCAATTGTTGAAATATCCAGTGGGGCAGGCCGATCCGGCATCAGAGCCGCAGGGTAGGTCGCCGTTCGGTGATTACGCCTTGGAGGTCTCGGGCTCGGTGACCTACCTGGGGGAGACCAGTGCGTTGCCCGGCGCGGGTGTAATGACCGTCGGACCCGGCCCACGGCGCGGAGAGCTGAAGATCGAGCAGTACTACCAGGGCGACCGCTTCCCCTATGAGACAGGCATCGTCTCCGGCGGCGACGGCAAGCCCAGCACCCTGGACGCCATCACCATCGTGAACCCATTGGACTCGCGGGTGACCCTGCAATGCGCCGTGGACGGTGGAATCGCCTTGTCGGACATCGACGGTGAGCGCGAGCTCGCCGGGACATGCGGTGGCGGATCGAAGGTCCATGGCCAGGTGAAGGCCGACGGCAGGCGTAAGGCGACGTGGCGTGACAAACCCGTCGAACTGGTCCGCACGGTTGTCGATCTCACCATCAGCGGTGCGAGCAGCGGCCAGATCCACCAGGTGAACGAGGTACCCAGGGATAGCACGGTCGGGAGCTTCCCCTTGATCACCTCGATCGACGTGAACATGACGGCGCAAGGCATCAGCCTCACCCAGCACTTGCAGCGCCACGTCCTCCCGAAAGTGAAGGACTGACATATGACAACAGAAACGCAGACCCCGGCGCTGCAGGCGACCGATCTCGTCAAGACCTATCCAGGCTCGGAAGCGCGGGCCGTCGATGGCCTGGACCTGACGATCCCGCAGGGCATTGTCTACTGCCTGCTGGGCCGCAACGGTGCGGGCAAGACCACCACCATCCGCATGGCGACCACCCTGCTGGCCCCCACCAGTGGCGAGCTCACAGTGCTTGGTATTCCGGTCGATAAGACCAAGGAGCTGCGCCCGTTGATCGGTGTCGCGCTGCAAGAGGTGGCGTTGGACTTGTGGATGTCACCCGTCGAGCAGATCCGGATGAGTCTGGCCATCGCGGGCTGGCCCAAGGTGCGGCGCAAGGCCCGTGAGGAAGAGCTGGTGGAGCAGTTCGGCCTAAGCACCTACGTCAACCGCAAGGTGGGCGCGCTCTCGGGCGGTATGCGCCGCCGCGTGGATGTCGCACTGGCCGTTGCGCACAACCCGCAGATGTTGTTCCTCGACGAGCCCTCCAGCGGGCTGGACATCGAAGGCAAACAGGAGGTTTGGAATGCCATCCGGCTGCTGCGTTCCGAAGGGCGCACCGTCGTGTTGACCACTCACGACATGGACGAGGCGGTGTCCCTGGCCGATGAGGTGGGCATCGTGAAGAGCGGCCGGTTGGTGGCTTCCGGTTCCACCCAGGAGTTCACGCGTAGCCATGGTTACGCCGTCGAGATCTCGGCAGACAACGTCATAGCCGAGGAAGCCGCCGGGCGGCTGACAGAAGCTGGCTATGCCCTGCGGTGCACCGACTCCGGAACTTTGTCCGGGACATTGGATTCGGCTTCGGCTGCGGATCTGGAGGCGCTGGGTGCCGAACTCGGCCGGGTCGGTTTGGGTGCGGCCAGTATCGAAGTGCGGTCCACCTCGCTGCGTGACGCGTTCCTGGAGGTGACCCAGTGACCGCCTTGTCCAACACCGCGCGGCTGTTCCGCCGGTACGTCGTGGTGGGATTGCGGCAGCCGGTTTTCGGATTCATCTTCCCGATCGTCTTCCCGGTGGTGCTGGTGATCTTCGTACGGTCGATGTTCCAGCGTGTCGCCGATCTTCCGGGGTTCCCGCTGTCCTCGTATACCGCGTACATCGCGCCCGGGCTCATCATGCTCATTCCGATGTTGGGTGCCGGGTACGGCGCCGGCACGCTCATCGACGAGATCAGATCGGGGTTCACCGATCGGCTGCGGCTCTATGGTGTGTCGACCGGCCAGATCATGGCGGCCAAGATCGGATTCGAGATGTTCCGCATCCTGCCGGCCGCGGTGATCGTCATCGGGCTGTTGGCCTTCCTCGATGCGCCACTGCGGACGGGACTGCTGACCGGTGTGTTCCTGGTGCTGATCATGTTCCTGTGGTCGGCGGCGTACAGCTCGCTGTTCTACCTGGTGGCATTGCGCACTCTCAATCCGCAGGCGCCGGTGGCGATGTTGCCGCTGGCTCTGCCGGTGCTGTTCGTGAGCCAGGCGCTCATGCCGTCGGTGTTCTTGTCCGACTGGCTCAGGATCAGCATCAACGCGAACCCCTTCTCGCACATCGTTTCTGCCGCTTCCACGATCATGTACGGCGACTTCGACGCGATGTTGGTGGCCAAGGGTGTCCTGGTGGCCATCGGGATGTTCGCGCTATTGCAAATCCCAATTCATTTGGTTATCCGCCGGAAAATCGGCAAGTAGAAGGCATAGAGAAAAATATGGAAACCCCGTCACAACCCGATGTTCTTCGCGTAAGCGACTCATCAGAGGTCCGTGAGTTCCTCATCGAATTCATCGCCGAGGAGCTGGAACTGCCCACCACGGATGTCCACGACTTCTCCGAGCTGGTAGGTGATCTCGGATTCGACTCATTGTCGTTCGCCCTGGGTGTCTCGGAAATCAAGGGCCGCTTCGGTATCCAGTTGACCAAGGACGACGTCTTCGAATGCAAGACACTCGGTGCGCTGATCGACCTGGTGGAGAGCCGACTGTGACGACGAACCCGGTCATCGACCGGTTGCAGGCCGGCTCCGCCATCACCCATCGCGGTCTCACCTCGGCACCGATCGGCCCCGACGGCACGTCGCGGCTCAAGGAGCTACGTACCGTGCCCTGGTCGCAAGTGCATCAGGCGGGGCTGCGCGTCGCGGGTGCCCTGCAGGCGGCAGGCGTGCGGCCCGGCGATGCTGTCGCCGTATTAGCCGGTGCACCAGGTGAAATCGCGCCGCTGGTACAGGGCATCTGGTTCTCCGGCGCATCGGTGACCATGCTGCATCAGCCCACTCATCGATCCGATATGCGGCTGTGGGTCGAGGACACCGGCCGGGCGTTGGCCGCCGTCGGCTCCTCGACTGTCGTGGTGGGTGATCCGTTCCTGGCAGCGGCCGGACAGTTCGGGACGGTCGGCGCCCGGGTCCTGGAGATACCTGCGCTGCTCGGCGGACCGTCGGGCGAGATCGTGCAGACCGACCAGGACGCTATCGCGTTCCTGCAGTTGACCTCCGGTTCCACCGGCACTCCGAAGGCCGTGAGCATCAGTTACCGCAATATCGAAGCCAATCTGCGGGCCATGGTGAGCGCCTCCGGTGCGGATCCCGAAACAGATGTGGTGATCAGTTGGCTGCCGCTGTTCCACGACATGGGCATGATGGGATTTCTCATTGTCCCCATGTGCCGGGCAATGAACACCGTCAGCGTGACGCCCATGGATTTCCTCGGTGATCCGCTGTTGTGGGCCCAACTCATCAGCACGTACCGCGGCAGCATGACGGCGGGCCCCAACTTCGCCTACTCGCTGCTGGCCCGTCGGTTGCGCAAGGCACCCGAGGGCGTGTATGACTTGTCCTCCTTGCAGTTCGCGCTCAGCGGTGCAGAGGCCATCGATGTCGCGACACTGGAACGGTTCGTTGCCGAGGGCGCCCGCTTCGGTATGCGGGCGGACGCCATCGTGCCCGCCTACGGTATGGCAGAAGCGACACTGGCGGTTTCGTTCGTGCGGCGCGGCGAGGGGTATCGGGTGTGCCCACCGCATCCCGATCTCGCCGCGGCGGAGGGGACACAGGCCAGTGCCCGTGTTTCGCTGGGGCAGCCGCTGCCGGGATGCGAGGTACGGGTGGTCACCGAGGACCGCGTGGTGCTGCCCATGGAATCGATCGGGGAGATTGAGATCCGCGGAGACAACGTCACCGCCGGGTACCGCACGGCCTCCGGATTCGAACCGATGTGTGATGCCCAGGGCTGGTTGTCCACCGGAGACCTCGGTTATCTGACGCAGGACGGGCATCCGGTGATTTGTGGCCGGAAGAAGGACATCCTGATCATCTCCGGGCGCAACGTGCACCCCGAGGACATCGAGCGCTCGGTGGCTGGGGTGTCGGGAGTGCGTTCCGGCGGGGTGGCGGCGGTCCGCCTGCACACGGCGGCGGCCGGTGAGGGATTCGCGATGGTGGCCGAGTCGGCGTTGCACGCGAATACCGCCGAAAGCGAACGCATCCGGGCAGAGGTAGCCGACCGCGTCTACCGCGCCCTCGGCGTGAGTCCGCGCGATGTGCATGTGGTTCCCGCCGGGTGGATCCCCAAGACGTCGTCGGGGAAGCTGCGTCGCAGGGCCACCTCGGAACGGTTGGCGAGGTGTGAACCGGTCCGATGACGACACGGGATCAATTAGTCCGTGTCGGCAGCCAAATGCCCCAAGGGCTTCGCGCACTGAGTGACCGCGGCGCGGGATATCTGCGGCAGCATCCGATCGCCGCGCTCACCACCGTGGGTGCGCAGTTCGTCCTCGGTGTGCACACCTTGCGGTACTTCGCGGCCGACCTGGTGATGGGCCGCTTCCAGTGGACGGAGTTCGTGCGGCAGGCCGCGTTCATGGCGGGTACCGCCGTGATGCCGACGGTGCTGGTGGCGTTGCCCATCGGAGTCACACTGTCCATTCAATTCGCGCTGCTGGCAGGACAAGTCGGTGCCACCTCGTTGGCGGGGGCGGCCAGCGGCCTGGCGGTGGTGCGACAGGCCGCCTCGCTGGTGGCGGCGATGCTGCTGGCCTCGGCGGTGGGCTCGGCGATGACGGCCGACCTCGGCTGTAGAACCATGCGGGAGGAGACCGCCGCGATGGAGGTCATGGGAGTGTCGGTGGTGCGGCGCCTGGTGGTGCCGCGTTTCGCGGCGGCGATCATCATCGGTATCGCCCTGACCGGCGTGGTCTGCTTTGTCGGATTCCTGGCCAGTTACCTGTTCAATGTTTTCGTACAGGGCGGCGCCCCAGGTAGTTTCGTGGCCACCTTCGCGTCGTTCGCGACTCCGGCGGATCTACTGCTGGCTCTGCTGAAGGCCGCGGTGTACGGGGCGATTGTGGCGGTGATCTCCTGCCAGAAGGGTCTGGCCTCCCATGGCGGGCCCACGGGGGTGGCCAATTCGGTCAACGCGGCCGTGGTCGAGTCGGTGCTGCTGCTGATGATCGTCAACGTGGTGGTCAGCCAGGTCTACACGATGCTCTTTCCCCGGGCGGTGCTGTGACCGCGATAGTGCAGACTCGCCCGGAGCCGTTGCGCTCCAGGGTGTTCACCACCGAAGTGACGGCCAGGCCACTGGCCCGTTTCGGCCACATGGTCACCTTCTTCGTACATGCCTTCCTGGCGATTCCTATCGCATTGCGGCGTTATCGCCGCGAGTTTCTGCGGTTGCTGTCCGACATCACCTGGGGGAACGGCTCCATCGTGGTTGGCGGCGGTACGGCCGGGGTGGTCTTGGTGCTCGGTGTCACCACCGGCGCCCTGGTGGCCATCGAGGGCTACAACTTTCTGGAGCTGATGGGGCTCGGTCCGGCCACCGGAGTCATCTCCTCGTTGGTGACCACGCGCGAGCTCGCCCCGATCATGGCCGCGCTGGCGTTCGCGGTACAGGCGGGGTGCCGCTTCACCACCCAATTGGGTTCGATGCGCATGGCCGAGGAGATCGACGCCATGGATTCCCTTGCGATCAGGCCCATTCCCTATTTGGTGACCACGCGCCTGCTGGCCTCCGTGGTGGCCATCATCCCGCTGTATGTGGCGTGCCTGACCATTAGTTATCTGTCCTGCCAGGTCATGGTTGGCATTGTCAGCGGCGGCTCGATGGGACCGTATCTGCATTACTTCACCCTGTTGTCCAGTGGCACCGATATCGCCTACTCGGTGGGCAAGGCCATCGTCTTCGTGTGGATCGCTTCCGCGGTGCAGTGCTACTACGGCTTCTGTGCCGACGGGGGACCGGAAGGGGTCGGCATTGCCGCCGGGCACGCCATGCGCGCCAGCATCACCGCGGTGATCATCGTCAACATGCTGCTGACCATGGCGCTGTGGAGTGTCGACTCCGGTGCCAGGTTCGGGGGTTGATGTGCTGAATCGCCCTGATAGTCATCATGATCTGGATGGCGCTGTCTTTTCGCGCCGCCAGCTGCTGCTGCGCGGGGGCGCCGCGCTGGCTCTGGTCGGCGCCATCACCGCGGCCCTGTTGATCAAGTCGACCGGGGTGCTGGACCGGTATGTGAACGTCGTCGCCGAACTTCGTAACGTCGGTGATGGCCTGCCCCCGCGCTCGGACGTCAAATACCGGGGCGTGCTCGTCGGTAGCGTGGACGGCGTCACCCCGTCGGTGGGCGGGCAGCCCAACCGGGTGCACGTGCGGTTGAAACCCGGCTACGCCGCATCGATTCCCGCCACGGTCACCGCACGCGTGGTACCCAGCAATGTGTTCGCCGTCTCGGCGCTGCAGCTTGTCGATCACGGATCGGGTGCGCCGATTCGCGAGGGCGGACACATCGCCGAAGACGCGCGGCTGCCCACCGTGTTGTTCCAGACCACCGTCAACAAGCTCCGCCAGATCCTCACCGCGGCGGGCCGCGGCCCCGAGGACAACACCGTGGGGATACTGGCGGCCGTTGGGGCTGCCACCGATCATCGCCGCGTCGAACTGCTCACCAGCGCTGCCCAACTCGATCGCCTGCTGGATCAGCTCAACGCGATCGTCGCGACCGACCAGGGACCCTCGACGGTCTCGGCGCTGGTGCAGGCCGCACACGGGCTGTCGCAGACCGCCCCGGATCTGGTGGACGCTCTGCACCAGGCGGTGCGGCCCATGCAGACCCTCGCCGAGAAACGGGACCAGTTGCGCACCTTCATCGGTGCCGGTGTGCACACCACCGGCACCATGGTGCAGTCGTTGCACAACCACACCGATCAGATCATCCAGATCACCACCGATCTGACCCCTGTGCTCGGTGTACTGGCCGACAACGCGCAGCATTTCGTGCCGATCACCCGGCGCATCACCCGATTCTCGGACACCTTCTTTCAGGAGGTCTGGGATCCGGAGCTGGCCACGGCCAAGGGCCGGGTCAACCTGTCCTTCACCCCCTCGTACACCTACACCCGCGCCGACTGCCCGCGTTACGGGGAACTCAAGGGGCCCAGCTGCTTCACCGCTCCGCAGATCGCGGTGCGCCCGGACCTGCCCGAGGTACTGCTGCCGCAGAATTACCAGCCGCCGGCCAACTTGGCGCCGCCACCGGGAACGGTGTTGGGTGACAACGGCAATCTCTTCGCGGTGGGGCCGCCGTTGGTGAATCCGAATCCGGACCTGCGTGACCCGAACCCGCCGGTGCCGTCCTGGCTCAGTCCGGCCCCGCCGGTACCGGGCAGTGCCGACCCCGGCGAAACAGCAACAGCCCCAGCTTCTTTCGGTGGCAATGTGGGCCCGGTGGGTAGTGCGCAGGAACGCGGCCAGCTGGGCCGGATCCTGGGACAGCCGGCTACCTCGGCCGACCAGCTTGTGCTCGGGCCCCTTGCCCGGGGCGCCGTCGTCACCAGAACCGAGAACCCGAGCGGGCAAGGAGCGACCCGGTGAGAGGTACGGCAATACGCGGCCCGCTGATCGGGCTGGCTGTCTTCCTGGTGGTCGCCACGGTGCTGACCTGGCTCGTCTATGTCACGCTGCGCCGGGAGGTCAAGGGCGACACGGCATCCTACGCGGCGATGTTCAGCGATGTCTTCGGCCTGCGTGAGGGCGACGATGTGCGGATCGCGGGGGTGCGTGTCG
Coding sequences within:
- a CDS encoding ABC transporter ATP-binding protein — its product is MTTETQTPALQATDLVKTYPGSEARAVDGLDLTIPQGIVYCLLGRNGAGKTTTIRMATTLLAPTSGELTVLGIPVDKTKELRPLIGVALQEVALDLWMSPVEQIRMSLAIAGWPKVRRKAREEELVEQFGLSTYVNRKVGALSGGMRRRVDVALAVAHNPQMLFLDEPSSGLDIEGKQEVWNAIRLLRSEGRTVVLTTHDMDEAVSLADEVGIVKSGRLVASGSTQEFTRSHGYAVEISADNVIAEEAAGRLTEAGYALRCTDSGTLSGTLDSASAADLEALGAELGRVGLGAASIEVRSTSLRDAFLEVTQ
- a CDS encoding ABC transporter permease; its protein translation is MVTFFVHAFLAIPIALRRYRREFLRLLSDITWGNGSIVVGGGTAGVVLVLGVTTGALVAIEGYNFLELMGLGPATGVISSLVTTRELAPIMAALAFAVQAGCRFTTQLGSMRMAEEIDAMDSLAIRPIPYLVTTRLLASVVAIIPLYVACLTISYLSCQVMVGIVSGGSMGPYLHYFTLLSSGTDIAYSVGKAIVFVWIASAVQCYYGFCADGGPEGVGIAAGHAMRASITAVIIVNMLLTMALWSVDSGARFGG
- a CDS encoding MlaE family ABC transporter permease, which translates into the protein MTTRDQLVRVGSQMPQGLRALSDRGAGYLRQHPIAALTTVGAQFVLGVHTLRYFAADLVMGRFQWTEFVRQAAFMAGTAVMPTVLVALPIGVTLSIQFALLAGQVGATSLAGAASGLAVVRQAASLVAAMLLASAVGSAMTADLGCRTMREETAAMEVMGVSVVRRLVVPRFAAAIIIGIALTGVVCFVGFLASYLFNVFVQGGAPGSFVATFASFATPADLLLALLKAAVYGAIVAVISCQKGLASHGGPTGVANSVNAAVVESVLLLMIVNVVVSQVYTMLFPRAVL
- a CDS encoding acyl carrier protein, encoding METPSQPDVLRVSDSSEVREFLIEFIAEELELPTTDVHDFSELVGDLGFDSLSFALGVSEIKGRFGIQLTKDDVFECKTLGALIDLVESRL
- a CDS encoding SRPBCC family protein, producing MRSIHTEEHVFRKVSEIDCPVDKVWERVTTQEGINDEMGPYMKMTMPKQFRGKSIADVSPGTRIGKSFLLLFGVLPFGFDDITVARLEPGRMFREESLMTGMRVWVHHRTLEPVASETGEKTRVTDEVTLAPQAPMGLIPGWGTLLSKILAAFFTHRHRRLSRTLSAAGVPR
- a CDS encoding ABC transporter permease, with the protein product MTALSNTARLFRRYVVVGLRQPVFGFIFPIVFPVVLVIFVRSMFQRVADLPGFPLSSYTAYIAPGLIMLIPMLGAGYGAGTLIDEIRSGFTDRLRLYGVSTGQIMAAKIGFEMFRILPAAVIVIGLLAFLDAPLRTGLLTGVFLVLIMFLWSAAYSSLFYLVALRTLNPQAPVAMLPLALPVLFVSQALMPSVFLSDWLRISINANPFSHIVSAASTIMYGDFDAMLVAKGVLVAIGMFALLQIPIHLVIRRKIGK
- a CDS encoding pyridoxal phosphate-dependent decarboxylase family protein; translation: MTAHQSPFVSDFLTGDSENTYREAIALAAERTSAALGGATRPGLVDGYAALKNDAGRLDLDSPDGVGLSRALDEAAGLLAEKSVVVTHPAYLAHLHCPPALPSLAAEVLISAFNQSMDSFDQAPAATAIEQQVVEYLCARMGYGREADGTFTSGGTQSNLQALLLARDLFARRSGWDIAARGLPPEAGAWRVLCTRQTHFSVRQALRLLGLGTSAVIEVPTDDAGRLRSDALPAILEEAERAGTPVFALVLTAGTTDFGAIDPLEASIEIAHAHGIWVHVDACAGGCLIFSEQYRHLLRGIEHADSVALDFHKLLFQAISCSALLVRNRESFEVLAAHADYLNPASDEEHDVLNLVGKSLQTTRRFDALKVLVTLRAVGQRHVAAMIDATCVAASAAAQAAAEHQDLELAAPVCTNTVVLRWRRTDLPSGVRDDINDEVRAELAHTGRAIVGRSSAAGGHAIKLTFVNPLVTASMAGAMVSEIAAHGNRVWRARATEVSAV
- a CDS encoding MlaD family protein, which translates into the protein MPGSGVDVLNRPDSHHDLDGAVFSRRQLLLRGGAALALVGAITAALLIKSTGVLDRYVNVVAELRNVGDGLPPRSDVKYRGVLVGSVDGVTPSVGGQPNRVHVRLKPGYAASIPATVTARVVPSNVFAVSALQLVDHGSGAPIREGGHIAEDARLPTVLFQTTVNKLRQILTAAGRGPEDNTVGILAAVGAATDHRRVELLTSAAQLDRLLDQLNAIVATDQGPSTVSALVQAAHGLSQTAPDLVDALHQAVRPMQTLAEKRDQLRTFIGAGVHTTGTMVQSLHNHTDQIIQITTDLTPVLGVLADNAQHFVPITRRITRFSDTFFQEVWDPELATAKGRVNLSFTPSYTYTRADCPRYGELKGPSCFTAPQIAVRPDLPEVLLPQNYQPPANLAPPPGTVLGDNGNLFAVGPPLVNPNPDLRDPNPPVPSWLSPAPPVPGSADPGETATAPASFGGNVGPVGSAQERGQLGRILGQPATSADQLVLGPLARGAVVTRTENPSGQGATR
- a CDS encoding fatty acyl-AMP ligase, producing the protein MTTNPVIDRLQAGSAITHRGLTSAPIGPDGTSRLKELRTVPWSQVHQAGLRVAGALQAAGVRPGDAVAVLAGAPGEIAPLVQGIWFSGASVTMLHQPTHRSDMRLWVEDTGRALAAVGSSTVVVGDPFLAAAGQFGTVGARVLEIPALLGGPSGEIVQTDQDAIAFLQLTSGSTGTPKAVSISYRNIEANLRAMVSASGADPETDVVISWLPLFHDMGMMGFLIVPMCRAMNTVSVTPMDFLGDPLLWAQLISTYRGSMTAGPNFAYSLLARRLRKAPEGVYDLSSLQFALSGAEAIDVATLERFVAEGARFGMRADAIVPAYGMAEATLAVSFVRRGEGYRVCPPHPDLAAAEGTQASARVSLGQPLPGCEVRVVTEDRVVLPMESIGEIEIRGDNVTAGYRTASGFEPMCDAQGWLSTGDLGYLTQDGHPVICGRKKDILIISGRNVHPEDIERSVAGVSGVRSGGVAAVRLHTAAAGEGFAMVAESALHANTAESERIRAEVADRVYRALGVSPRDVHVVPAGWIPKTSSGKLRRRATSERLARCEPVR